The following coding sequences are from one Tolumonas lignilytica window:
- a CDS encoding ABC transporter substrate-binding protein, producing MKSTSSFFKLLFMMLIFITEVQATTLTIASYPNFDEAIRAAIPRYEKLHPEINIRLVSLSFYDHHNAMTSALATGAGLPDVMGLEQGFIGRFVNSGGLEELSAPPYNALQYQHLFVPYTIVQAQNDRGKLFAMPADIGPGSLFYRQDLLAKAGISIADMTKSWNGFINAGTKLKQQSIYLVANASDLKDIYIRIGLKPGEGIYFNQAGECLVRSERFVRAFTLAKQVRDLGLDGRLQIWSNEWAEAIRRGRVATQMMGAWFAGHLSSWIAPESSGLWRVSQLPEHSYASWGGSFYAIPKAAAHKSEAWDFIQFMTLDQSMQQEAFKKLDAFPALLSAQQTPHLDEPISYLGQQKARLVWKDAADHMPVIMTHKYDALAAEVIRKQMDLVLDDNKNIAEALADAEQQIVHKVKR from the coding sequence ATGAAATCAACATCATCTTTTTTTAAGCTGTTATTCATGATGTTGATTTTTATCACTGAAGTACAAGCGACAACATTGACTATTGCGTCATATCCTAATTTTGATGAGGCTATTCGAGCAGCGATTCCTCGCTACGAAAAGTTACATCCTGAAATTAATATTCGCTTGGTCTCTCTATCATTTTATGACCATCACAATGCGATGACTTCGGCCTTAGCTACCGGAGCTGGTCTACCTGATGTTATGGGGCTAGAACAAGGCTTTATTGGTCGTTTTGTAAATTCCGGTGGACTTGAAGAACTGAGTGCACCACCTTATAACGCTCTTCAATATCAGCATCTTTTTGTTCCTTACACTATAGTGCAAGCTCAAAATGACCGAGGTAAATTGTTTGCGATGCCGGCAGATATTGGTCCTGGCTCTCTATTTTATCGGCAAGACCTATTAGCCAAGGCCGGTATTTCGATTGCTGATATGACAAAATCCTGGAATGGATTTATCAATGCAGGCACCAAATTAAAACAACAATCTATCTATTTAGTCGCGAATGCCAGTGATTTGAAAGATATATATATTCGAATCGGACTGAAACCAGGAGAAGGAATATATTTCAATCAAGCAGGAGAATGCTTAGTACGCAGTGAACGTTTCGTTCGTGCGTTTACCTTAGCTAAGCAGGTTCGTGATCTTGGTCTCGATGGTCGTTTGCAAATATGGAGTAATGAGTGGGCAGAAGCTATTCGACGAGGACGAGTAGCGACTCAGATGATGGGCGCTTGGTTTGCAGGTCATTTATCCAGCTGGATTGCACCTGAAAGCTCGGGCTTGTGGAGAGTCAGCCAGCTACCTGAACACTCTTATGCCAGTTGGGGCGGCTCTTTTTACGCAATCCCCAAAGCTGCTGCACATAAATCTGAAGCATGGGATTTTATTCAATTTATGACATTGGATCAGTCTATGCAGCAAGAGGCGTTCAAGAAACTTGATGCTTTCCCCGCACTATTGAGTGCACAACAAACCCCGCATTTAGATGAACCGATTAGCTATCTTGGTCAACAAAAAGCACGCTTAGTCTGGAAAGATGCCGCAGATCATATGCCCGTAATTATGACCCACAAATATGACGCACTTGCCGCAGAAGTCATCCGAAAGCAAATGGATCTTGTGCTTGATGACAACAAAAATATCGCAGAAGCACTCGCTGATGCCGAGCAGCAAATTGTTCATAAGGTCAAACGCTAA
- a CDS encoding MalM family protein: MTQSKQSWLLLAGLLTTGCTGLESGHSLGAREPISSFQQQAIVGRQQLMQTPAVPSLNKLTYQPLNEENKWIQIGSNNQVFSFETGKSYVTAFSLPTLSQAIHIKLTVPIDFSLFLPSVMILDENFATLQVVPSSKFANTGEGLMAGQNLQGEFTIPVTIGSSRPAYMLIYTTTQDMQSSTKINPDVLQRAMQHDRTTDVARFLNSEVPHAATGRLHLTFDYQTDSTAAPSKQYLSPVATNLGSVNPMSEQGYYQRIRDAVAKKEYEKALALVQAAKKAGFTHAQDVFFAAQQ; this comes from the coding sequence ATGACACAAAGCAAACAGAGTTGGTTGTTGTTGGCTGGTTTACTGACTACCGGTTGTACTGGCCTAGAGTCGGGACATTCTTTGGGAGCGAGAGAACCGATCAGCTCCTTCCAACAGCAGGCTATCGTTGGTAGGCAGCAATTGATGCAAACCCCTGCAGTTCCTAGCTTGAACAAGTTAACGTATCAGCCATTAAACGAAGAAAATAAATGGATACAAATTGGTTCCAATAATCAGGTTTTTTCATTTGAAACAGGGAAAAGCTATGTAACTGCTTTCTCATTACCGACGCTGTCGCAGGCGATACATATCAAATTAACGGTGCCAATTGATTTTTCTCTGTTTCTGCCGAGTGTCATGATATTGGATGAAAACTTCGCGACGTTGCAGGTCGTGCCCAGCTCCAAATTTGCAAATACAGGTGAGGGGCTGATGGCAGGGCAGAATTTACAAGGTGAGTTTACCATTCCCGTTACTATCGGCTCATCGCGTCCAGCATATATGCTGATATATACAACAACTCAGGATATGCAAAGCAGTACCAAGATTAATCCTGACGTCTTACAAAGAGCCATGCAGCATGACCGGACAACCGATGTCGCTCGATTCCTGAATTCGGAAGTGCCTCATGCCGCAACCGGGCGTTTGCATTTAACTTTTGATTATCAAACTGATTCGACTGCAGCGCCGAGCAAACAATATTTATCCCCCGTAGCAACAAATTTAGGTTCAGTTAATCCGATGAGTGAGCAGGGGTATTATCAACGTATTCGTGATGCCGTCGCTAAAAAAGAATATGAAAAAGCACTGGCGCTGGTTCAGGCTGCAAAAAAAGCAGGATTCACGCACGCTCAAGATGTTTTTTTTGCTGCGCAGCAATAG
- a CDS encoding carbohydrate porin, whose product MKLKYVALIVGACCGLALPTLSMASEDTIFNGYIRAGSMFDAKDNYSKVGYAGEMDKTMGRLGAEVDNSWNGELSKKWDLDGGKSANIHFELESDTDGLQTRAAPRGSGVSQTYVELGGITPTGTMWGGMRYYDRENYIFTTDYFYTDYSGTGVGLENQEIAGGKWDFAYISSNDTDHSDRTDGTSAIMHTLHSSAKYGNWDLEVALKQMPDNTFTGDSNQYATKGIEGTAIYSRDDFFFMPGGFSKFIAQTGRGLGSGDLLGATLTNTSMYRKGSLYQKTVQDQADGYKPYQSKVKEGDQSYRLFAWGGWYGAKVQMLPTLSYQYNDYEFGGHDYWYSASLRPVFPINQFFSVQTEVGYTKNNLIVDNVDRGSDSRKISIVPTFTVNTGTGPSPEIRFLTTYVHRNFKTPWEQANSRDDFLVGIQADMWW is encoded by the coding sequence ATGAAATTGAAATATGTAGCATTAATCGTTGGTGCCTGCTGTGGATTAGCATTACCAACACTGTCTATGGCATCAGAAGACACTATTTTTAATGGTTATATCCGTGCCGGATCGATGTTTGATGCCAAAGACAATTACTCTAAAGTGGGTTATGCGGGTGAGATGGATAAGACGATGGGGCGCCTTGGCGCTGAAGTCGATAATAGTTGGAACGGCGAACTGAGTAAAAAGTGGGATCTCGATGGTGGTAAGTCAGCGAATATTCACTTTGAGCTTGAGTCTGATACAGATGGATTACAGACCCGAGCAGCGCCAAGAGGGTCTGGCGTTTCTCAAACTTATGTTGAATTAGGCGGGATCACACCAACGGGTACGATGTGGGGCGGTATGCGCTACTACGATCGCGAAAACTATATTTTCACCACCGATTATTTTTATACCGATTACTCTGGTACCGGGGTCGGTCTGGAAAATCAGGAAATCGCAGGTGGTAAATGGGATTTCGCATATATCAGCAGTAATGATACCGACCACAGTGATCGTACCGATGGTACTTCAGCCATTATGCATACTCTGCATTCGAGTGCTAAATACGGTAATTGGGATCTGGAAGTCGCATTAAAGCAAATGCCAGATAATACTTTCACGGGTGATAGCAATCAGTACGCCACTAAAGGTATAGAAGGGACCGCCATTTATTCGCGTGATGATTTCTTCTTTATGCCTGGCGGTTTTTCCAAATTTATTGCCCAAACGGGTCGCGGATTAGGCTCTGGTGATTTACTGGGAGCGACGTTGACGAATACGTCTATGTATCGCAAGGGCTCTTTGTATCAGAAAACTGTTCAGGATCAAGCTGACGGCTATAAGCCTTATCAGTCAAAGGTAAAGGAAGGCGACCAGTCCTATCGTTTGTTCGCGTGGGGTGGGTGGTATGGTGCTAAGGTGCAAATGCTGCCAACTTTATCTTATCAGTACAATGACTATGAGTTTGGTGGCCATGACTATTGGTATTCTGCATCACTGCGCCCTGTGTTCCCGATTAATCAGTTCTTCTCAGTACAGACTGAAGTTGGGTATACGAAAAATAACCTGATTGTAGATAATGTTGATCGAGGCAGTGATTCTAGGAAGATAAGCATAGTTCCAACCTTCACTGTTAATACCGGTACAGGGCCTTCACCGGAAATTCGTTTCTTAACTACATATGTACATCGTAATTTCAAGACGCCATGGGAACAAGCCAATAGTCGAGATGACTTCCTGGTTGGTATTCAAGCGGATATGTGGTGGTAG
- a CDS encoding carbohydrate ABC transporter permease, protein MNYIKKIKLSVLLINFIIWLSAILMVLPFWFMLVFSTHNEHSIFSVPPPFWFGDALGENLQQLLNRIPYLWHNISNSLYIALVTTILNLVFCSLAGSAFALYSFKGKNFLFSLVISTMLLPAFLNIIPNALIIAMFGWFNEPKALYIPAACSAFGIFLMRQYIEQAIPNEVIEAARLDGCSEWGLYRHIILPLIKPALFTLALLTFIASWNNFMAPLVVLHDMESYTLPLALRALQGVGVVPWGAICAGSAIAIIPLILLFIFTSHHLIDRLYK, encoded by the coding sequence ATGAACTATATAAAGAAAATAAAATTATCTGTATTGCTGATCAATTTTATTATTTGGTTGAGTGCGATATTAATGGTCTTACCATTCTGGTTTATGTTGGTGTTTTCGACACATAATGAACACAGCATTTTTTCCGTTCCACCACCATTTTGGTTCGGTGATGCGCTTGGTGAAAATCTGCAACAGTTATTAAACCGCATTCCTTATTTATGGCATAATATATCTAATAGCCTTTATATCGCCTTAGTAACGACCATATTAAATCTTGTATTCTGTTCGTTGGCTGGCAGCGCCTTCGCTTTGTATTCTTTTAAAGGGAAAAATTTTTTATTTAGCCTAGTTATCAGCACTATGCTTTTACCCGCCTTCTTAAATATAATTCCAAATGCATTAATTATAGCCATGTTCGGATGGTTTAACGAACCGAAGGCATTATATATCCCTGCCGCTTGCAGTGCTTTTGGCATATTTTTGATGCGACAATATATTGAGCAGGCCATACCCAATGAAGTCATTGAAGCAGCTCGACTTGATGGTTGTAGTGAGTGGGGGCTTTATCGTCACATAATTTTGCCGTTAATAAAACCCGCTCTATTTACTCTCGCCTTGCTAACTTTTATCGCATCTTGGAATAATTTTATGGCACCGTTAGTGGTATTGCATGATATGGAAAGTTATACACTGCCATTGGCTTTACGAGCACTACAAGGTGTAGGGGTTGTTCCTTGGGGAGCGATTTGTGCGGGATCAGCTATTGCAATTATACCTTTAATTTTATTGTTTATATTCACTTCCCACCATCTGATTGATCGACTATATAAATAA
- a CDS encoding PTS lactose/cellobiose transporter subunit IIA, with product MLDLEEAVMGIIVNAGQSRSLCFEALRQARAGMFTEADGLLAEAIEAGKAAHAVQTKLIEDDEGEGKTKMTLVMVHAQDHLMTSILCRELVTELVELYRRQAQ from the coding sequence ATGTTAGATCTTGAAGAAGCAGTAATGGGAATTATTGTTAACGCAGGACAATCCCGCAGTCTCTGTTTTGAAGCTTTACGTCAGGCCCGAGCCGGAATGTTTACTGAAGCGGATGGTTTACTGGCTGAAGCGATAGAAGCCGGCAAGGCTGCACACGCAGTGCAAACAAAATTAATCGAGGATGACGAGGGTGAAGGTAAAACCAAAATGACCTTGGTCATGGTTCATGCTCAAGATCATTTAATGACATCTATTTTATGTCGAGAATTAGTTACTGAACTGGTCGAGCTTTATCGTCGTCAGGCTCAGTAG
- a CDS encoding PTS sugar transporter subunit IIC: protein MNSLYNMLVGLIEQRIGPFAGKLGQQRYVLSIRDGFVAALPFLIVGSFMLVFIFPPISNETTWGFARAWLDFSNTYRNELMLPFNMSMGLMTIFISVGVASSLGRQYSLDPITTGLLSLMSFMLVAAPYKDGAISTQYFSGQGIFTALICSIYSTEVYAWLKRNNITIRLPSQVPTGVARSFEVLIPVLAIILTLHPLNLWLQHTTGMILPEAIMHMLKPLVAASDSLPAVLLALLVCQVLWFAGIHGTMIVTGIMNPFWLANLAANQAALAAGQPIPHTFLPAFWDHFLFIGGVGSTLPLAFLLMRSRAVHLRTIARMGVVPGLFNINEPILFGAPIIMNPIFFLPFILVPMVNAVLAWFAVKFDLVAKVVMLTAWTTPAPIGAAWSTNWALSPVIMCFICMAVAALMYYPFVRAYEKTLLQQDTDNAQVEDEDMSATPSQA from the coding sequence ATGAATTCACTCTATAACATGCTAGTCGGTCTGATTGAACAACGAATTGGCCCATTTGCAGGAAAACTGGGTCAACAGCGTTATGTTCTGTCTATCCGTGATGGTTTCGTTGCTGCTTTACCATTCTTGATCGTAGGCAGTTTCATGTTGGTATTTATTTTTCCGCCGATCTCGAACGAAACCACGTGGGGATTTGCTCGGGCTTGGCTTGATTTTTCAAATACCTATCGTAATGAGCTGATGTTGCCATTCAACATGAGCATGGGGTTGATGACGATCTTCATTTCTGTCGGCGTTGCATCAAGTTTAGGTCGTCAGTATTCATTAGACCCCATCACGACTGGGCTACTCTCACTGATGTCGTTTATGTTGGTCGCTGCACCCTATAAAGATGGCGCCATATCGACACAATATTTCTCAGGCCAAGGTATTTTTACGGCGTTGATTTGCTCTATCTATTCAACGGAAGTTTATGCCTGGCTAAAGCGCAACAACATTACTATCCGTTTACCGTCTCAGGTGCCAACGGGTGTCGCGCGTTCGTTTGAAGTACTGATCCCTGTTCTGGCGATTATCTTAACTTTGCATCCATTGAATCTGTGGCTGCAGCATACGACGGGTATGATTCTGCCAGAAGCGATCATGCATATGCTTAAACCACTGGTTGCCGCGTCTGATAGTCTGCCTGCTGTGTTACTGGCGCTTCTGGTTTGTCAGGTGCTTTGGTTTGCGGGTATTCATGGCACCATGATTGTAACAGGCATCATGAATCCATTCTGGTTGGCAAATTTAGCTGCAAACCAAGCAGCATTGGCTGCCGGCCAACCAATTCCTCATACTTTCTTGCCTGCTTTCTGGGATCATTTTCTGTTTATCGGTGGTGTTGGTTCCACTTTACCACTGGCATTTCTGCTGATGCGCAGCCGGGCTGTACATCTGCGGACTATTGCACGCATGGGTGTGGTACCGGGTTTGTTCAATATCAATGAACCAATCTTATTTGGCGCCCCAATCATCATGAATCCTATCTTTTTCCTGCCATTTATCCTGGTTCCAATGGTCAATGCGGTTCTGGCTTGGTTTGCGGTGAAATTTGATTTAGTGGCTAAAGTTGTCATGTTGACGGCGTGGACGACGCCAGCTCCGATTGGCGCTGCATGGTCTACCAATTGGGCACTAAGTCCAGTCATCATGTGCTTCATCTGTATGGCCGTTGCTGCATTGATGTATTACCCGTTCGTACGCGCTTATGAAAAAACGCTGCTGCAACAGGATACCGATAACGCTCAAGTAGAAGATGAAGACATGAGCGCTACACCAAGTCAGGCTTAA
- a CDS encoding PTS sugar transporter subunit IIB, with protein sequence MKKIMLCCSAGMSTSLLVKKMVVEAEKRGLAAEIKAFGAAEFDEQMPKYQVVLLGPQIKYMQPELQAKASTHGIKVEPIGMMDYGMQRGDKVLDFALSLIG encoded by the coding sequence ATGAAGAAAATTATGTTGTGTTGCTCTGCTGGCATGTCGACCAGTCTGCTCGTGAAAAAAATGGTTGTTGAAGCCGAAAAGCGAGGTTTAGCAGCAGAGATAAAAGCGTTTGGTGCGGCGGAATTTGATGAACAAATGCCCAAGTATCAGGTGGTATTACTGGGGCCTCAAATTAAGTACATGCAACCAGAATTACAAGCCAAAGCATCTACGCATGGCATCAAGGTTGAACCGATCGGCATGATGGATTACGGCATGCAACGGGGCGATAAGGTACTGGATTTTGCCTTATCTCTGATTGGTTAA
- a CDS encoding putative glycoside hydrolase, with the protein MNETKKGLLAWSFAAILLSACGGGSNINSPSTSNGGGVTPPNGGDGSLQLFGVGASTITTPRIQSEMDNWDVKPVTTTQLSLASIGAVLINNAGTSDAADVQVTGNGTGTFMLKSDTPIDLSKYASGFIEFQLRAKSSVPQQLSVSIDNEYPNRSSLPIATAVKGTGNWETLTVPISCMSPYPGATAVNLASVHTPFFLDTNQAFNYEITNVKYTLSSTNTPVVDPVTCKSASTSSGSGVNQAPALAAGDAAIYYSGDKSLATDLSSTYPLNSFGGTVTDAGQIVTADFPGNGGVFLGSDTANSDLSAYQNGAMTLDLKVSSYGASPNIQIRMDGTAGPDYGTFFTMDSGKVPADGNWYRCTLPVASLIPAANTSSVQKALYMAGAWDSMSGLQFAFTNVALKSALPSGFDANSPCTQIVP; encoded by the coding sequence ATGAACGAAACAAAAAAAGGACTTTTGGCATGGTCGTTTGCAGCCATCTTGCTCAGTGCTTGTGGTGGTGGCTCGAATATAAATTCGCCTAGTACCAGCAATGGTGGAGGGGTAACGCCTCCTAATGGCGGCGATGGTTCACTGCAGTTGTTTGGTGTTGGCGCATCGACAATCACAACCCCCAGAATTCAGTCTGAAATGGATAATTGGGATGTTAAGCCTGTAACAACGACACAACTATCTTTAGCCAGTATTGGTGCGGTGCTCATCAATAATGCTGGCACCAGTGATGCGGCTGACGTTCAAGTAACCGGCAATGGTACGGGTACTTTCATGTTGAAATCAGATACCCCCATTGATCTTAGTAAATATGCGTCTGGTTTCATTGAGTTTCAATTACGGGCGAAGAGCTCTGTTCCTCAGCAACTTTCGGTTTCTATCGATAACGAATATCCCAATCGAAGCAGTTTGCCTATAGCTACTGCAGTGAAAGGCACAGGAAATTGGGAAACGCTGACGGTACCAATCAGTTGTATGTCGCCGTATCCAGGTGCAACCGCTGTAAATCTGGCTTCTGTTCACACCCCGTTCTTTTTAGATACTAACCAAGCATTTAATTACGAAATTACCAATGTGAAATACACATTGAGCTCTACCAACACGCCTGTCGTTGATCCTGTGACATGTAAATCAGCCAGTACCAGCAGCGGCTCAGGCGTTAATCAAGCACCTGCGCTTGCAGCAGGCGATGCAGCGATTTATTACTCCGGCGATAAAAGCCTAGCCACCGATCTATCCAGTACCTACCCGCTTAATAGTTTTGGTGGGACGGTAACCGATGCTGGACAGATTGTTACTGCTGATTTCCCTGGGAATGGTGGTGTGTTCCTAGGATCTGATACCGCCAATTCAGATCTTTCCGCATATCAAAACGGTGCCATGACGCTCGATCTGAAAGTATCTAGTTATGGGGCTTCGCCTAATATCCAGATCCGGATGGATGGTACCGCTGGTCCTGACTACGGCACATTTTTTACGATGGATAGCGGAAAAGTGCCAGCAGACGGTAACTGGTATCGCTGTACTCTGCCTGTTGCTTCTTTAATCCCTGCCGCCAATACAAGCTCTGTGCAGAAAGCTCTGTATATGGCTGGAGCATGGGATTCCATGTCTGGGCTTCAGTTTGCGTTTACTAATGTGGCGCTGAAATCAGCCTTACCTAGCGGCTTCGACGCTAATTCACCTTGCACTCAGATCGTTCCTTAA
- a CDS encoding glycoside hydrolase family 1 protein, producing the protein MQYKFPEGFWWGSASSAAQSEGAATQGGKAPTIWDHWFKTEPNRFHNQIGPADTSTFYERYKDDIALMEQIGHNSFRTSISWARLMPDGKNINQEAVAFYNNVIDELLAKNIQPFIGLFHFDMPMYWQELGGWENRDIVDAYAEYAEICFNLFGDRVACWMTFNEPVVVVEGGYLYDFHYPNQVDFRRAAQVAYHMMLAHSSAVKCYRSLALSGKIGIVLNLTPSYPRSSNPADLKASFVADLFFNRAFLDPAVKGCYPEELIEILREYNQIPEYRSGDKELLAAGKIDLLGINYYQPRRVQARMNAINPCAPFMPDFFFENYEMPGRKMNPYRGWEIYERGIYDILINLRDNYGNIPSYISENGMGVEGECRFIAEDGQVKDDYRIDFIKGHLQWIHTAISEGCHCRGYHLWTFIDNWSWMNAYKNRYGFISLDLETQKRTVKKSGEWFADVSRNNGF; encoded by the coding sequence ATGCAATATAAATTCCCTGAGGGGTTTTGGTGGGGAAGTGCGTCATCAGCAGCTCAATCGGAAGGCGCCGCCACACAGGGTGGTAAAGCACCAACAATTTGGGATCACTGGTTTAAAACGGAACCAAATCGTTTTCACAATCAGATTGGCCCTGCTGATACCTCAACGTTCTATGAGCGATATAAAGACGATATCGCGCTTATGGAGCAAATAGGACACAACAGTTTCCGAACCTCCATTTCTTGGGCTCGTTTGATGCCGGATGGTAAAAACATTAACCAAGAAGCTGTTGCCTTCTATAACAATGTGATTGATGAGTTATTGGCTAAAAATATCCAACCATTTATTGGGCTCTTTCATTTTGATATGCCGATGTATTGGCAAGAGCTGGGTGGATGGGAAAATCGCGATATCGTCGATGCTTACGCGGAATACGCGGAAATCTGTTTTAACCTGTTTGGCGATCGTGTTGCTTGCTGGATGACATTCAATGAACCCGTCGTGGTTGTGGAAGGGGGGTATTTATATGACTTCCATTACCCGAATCAGGTCGATTTCCGACGCGCAGCTCAAGTGGCTTATCACATGATGCTGGCGCACAGTTCAGCCGTGAAATGTTATCGCTCGCTCGCATTGTCTGGCAAGATCGGGATTGTATTGAATCTGACGCCATCCTATCCGCGATCTTCGAATCCGGCAGACTTGAAAGCTTCGTTTGTCGCTGATTTGTTCTTCAATCGCGCATTCCTTGATCCAGCGGTGAAAGGTTGTTATCCAGAAGAACTCATTGAAATTCTGCGCGAATATAACCAGATACCCGAGTATCGCAGCGGTGATAAAGAGCTGTTAGCTGCAGGGAAAATTGATTTGCTGGGGATTAATTATTACCAACCTCGCCGAGTTCAAGCGCGGATGAATGCGATTAATCCCTGCGCACCATTTATGCCGGATTTCTTCTTTGAAAATTATGAAATGCCGGGCCGAAAAATGAATCCTTATCGGGGATGGGAAATATATGAACGTGGTATTTACGACATATTAATTAATCTGCGTGACAATTATGGAAATATCCCCAGCTATATATCTGAAAATGGTATGGGTGTTGAAGGTGAATGTCGTTTCATTGCAGAAGATGGTCAGGTGAAAGATGACTATCGGATTGATTTCATTAAAGGACATCTTCAATGGATCCACACTGCCATTTCCGAAGGCTGTCATTGCCGCGGTTATCATCTGTGGACGTTTATTGATAATTGGTCTTGGATGAATGCTTATAAAAACCGCTATGGCTTCATTAGTCTGGATCTTGAAACACAGAAAAGGACAGTTAAAAAAAGCGGCGAATGGTTTGCTGATGTTTCACGAAATAACGGTTTTTAA
- a CDS encoding family 16 glycosylhydrolase, which translates to MSRITGVVSAILLTGSLYTNQAAAWEWSNIDWQLSDGWRNGGSEFDCTWRAANVWMESNLAILNAKSENGNKSCAEMRTYNYTRRGRYEVQMQAGAVPGTISSFFTYTGEAGTSTHYEVDIELMGGTNLLHTNVWIQGQQYPQDINLGQYGMAIWNMERYAFNIDEAGVTWQVFSRTANKWVTVRRADKPVTSYMQLFVNNWISANPTFPPSNYNGLPAYAKYASVVVTPWE; encoded by the coding sequence ATGAGTCGAATTACAGGAGTTGTATCAGCGATTTTGCTAACTGGCAGCTTATATACGAATCAGGCTGCTGCATGGGAGTGGAGTAATATTGATTGGCAACTTTCTGATGGGTGGCGTAATGGAGGTTCTGAATTTGATTGTACGTGGCGAGCAGCGAATGTTTGGATGGAATCTAATCTCGCGATCCTGAATGCAAAGTCTGAAAATGGTAACAAAAGTTGCGCTGAGATGAGAACTTACAACTACACGCGCAGAGGTCGTTATGAAGTCCAAATGCAGGCTGGTGCGGTTCCCGGAACGATTAGTTCTTTCTTTACCTATACAGGTGAAGCTGGCACGAGTACCCACTATGAAGTTGATATTGAGTTGATGGGTGGAACAAACCTACTGCATACCAATGTCTGGATCCAGGGACAACAGTACCCTCAAGATATTAACTTAGGGCAATATGGAATGGCTATCTGGAATATGGAACGCTACGCTTTCAATATTGATGAGGCAGGAGTGACCTGGCAAGTTTTCAGTCGTACTGCGAATAAGTGGGTTACGGTTCGTCGGGCAGATAAACCTGTCACCAGCTATATGCAGTTATTTGTTAATAACTGGATTAGTGCTAACCCAACATTTCCTCCGAGCAATTACAATGGGCTCCCTGCATATGCTAAATATGCTTCTGTCGTTGTCACTCCATGGGAGTAA
- a CDS encoding carbohydrate ABC transporter permease, whose translation MQEGTTPQRCLIAKQVKWIPYIYLSPFIILFSIFGLYPMLFSAWISLHSWVLGSSLDQMKWVGLHNFKYVLTDEWFYHALYNTVWLSLIAGIPQHAIALPLATRLFQMTPQKRHILLCFYFLPFITSSVAISLVFNSIFSRDFGLLNQLLAMLHDWKFIGFKPLNWLFPASAIDWQDSSHIRWVIAFVVFWRYVGWNTLLYLSAMKTIPKELFDAAELDGAGFWQQLRHVILPTLKPMILLALTLSLIGNFQLFEEPFILTSGTGGSGQAGQTLAMYLYTTAFAEGDFTAASATAWLLFIILFSLCNLTRRISIKNDL comes from the coding sequence ATGCAAGAAGGTACAACGCCACAACGATGCCTCATCGCTAAGCAAGTCAAATGGATTCCATATATTTATTTGTCCCCATTTATAATTTTATTTTCCATTTTTGGTCTCTATCCAATGCTATTTTCTGCATGGATTTCACTGCACAGCTGGGTATTAGGTTCGTCCTTGGATCAAATGAAATGGGTGGGATTACATAATTTTAAGTATGTATTAACTGATGAATGGTTTTATCACGCTTTATATAATACGGTATGGTTAAGCTTGATAGCCGGAATACCTCAGCATGCCATCGCACTCCCCCTGGCGACCCGACTCTTTCAAATGACGCCTCAGAAACGCCATATTTTACTTTGTTTTTATTTTCTTCCATTTATTACCTCCTCTGTTGCTATTTCTCTAGTATTCAATTCTATTTTTTCGCGCGATTTTGGTCTGTTAAACCAATTATTAGCAATGCTACATGATTGGAAATTCATAGGGTTCAAGCCTCTAAACTGGTTATTTCCTGCATCGGCTATAGATTGGCAAGATTCTTCACATATCCGCTGGGTCATTGCATTTGTCGTTTTCTGGCGTTATGTCGGTTGGAATACCCTTCTGTATCTTTCTGCTATGAAAACCATTCCAAAGGAATTATTTGATGCTGCAGAACTAGATGGAGCCGGATTCTGGCAGCAACTGCGACACGTTATTTTACCAACACTCAAGCCAATGATTTTATTAGCATTAACATTAAGCCTGATTGGGAATTTTCAACTATTTGAAGAACCATTTATTCTAACGTCTGGAACGGGTGGCTCAGGGCAAGCAGGGCAAACACTCGCGATGTATTTATACACAACAGCTTTTGCAGAAGGTGATTTTACTGCCGCATCTGCAACAGCCTGGTTGTTATTTATAATTCTATTTTCGCTATGCAACCTAACCCGTCGCATTAGCATCAAAAATGACTTATGA